The Variovorax sp. J2L1-78 genome segment TCCAGCTGGACGCAAGCAAAAAGTTTGTCAATCGACCGGGCTCAGTCATTCGGCTTTTTCCAACGGCCCCGAAACCAATGATTCTCATGGCTGACACCCAGAAGGGCAACGGGGGCAAACCTCAGTCGACCAGATCCGATAGCGATCTGGCCGCAAGTGTCATCTGCCCGACATTCGCATGACCTCTCGACTCCTAGCATCGGTAATGCGGACGAGGGTCCTGAAGCGGAACGTCCCTCACGGCCATGAAACTTGGAGACTCTATGAATCGAATGTCCGACGCACCGATCGGAAACGACCAGGATCTGCAACGCGCAGTGGACTGGGCCATCACGACACGCCGCAGCGTACGGGCCTTTCAGACCAAGGACGTCACGGACGCGCAGATCAGCGACATCCTGCAGGTCGCGTCGTACGCCGCATCGGGAATGAACACCCAGCCCTGGCATGTACACGTCGTGCGCGGCGAGTCCAAGGAACGGCTCAGCCAGCGCATCACCGAGATCGACGCCGACCCGGCGCAGACGGCAGAGCTGCGCGAGCCCTACGACTACTACCCGGTGACATGGACGTCGCCCTTCGTGGAACGGCGCAGGAAGGTCGGCTGGGACCTGTACGGCCTCCTGGGCATCGAGAAAGGCGACAAGCAGCGCATGCACGCGCAGCATGGGCGCAACTACCGGTTCTTCGATGCGCCCATCGGTCTTTTCTTCACGGTCAGCCGCGCGATGGAACAGGGCAGCCTGATCGACTACGGCATGTTCCTTCAGAGCGTCATGGTCGCCGCACGCGCCCGGGGGCTCGACACCTGCCCGCAGGTCGCGTTCACCAAATTCCATCGCGTCATCGCCGAAGAACTCGGGATCCCCGACGACCAGATGCTGGTCTGCGGCATGAGCCTCGGCTACGCCGACATGTCGCGCGCCGAAAACACCCTGGCGACGGAACGCGAACCGGTCGCGAGCTTCACCACCTTCCATCAGAATCAACGTGTGGAGCAGCGCTGATGGCCGCCGGCATCTACAAGGAAGGGCTGGAACGCACGCCAGCCAACTACGTTCCGCTCACTCCGCTGCGCTTCATCGACCGCACAGCGGACGTGTACCCCGAACGCACAGCCATCATCCAAGGCGTCTACCGGCAAACCTGGGCCGAAACGCGTGCCCGTTGCTATCGTCTTGCATCGGCGCTGGTCCAGCGTGGTGTTCGCCGCGGCGACACGGTTTCAGTCATGGCGCCGAATACCCCGGCCATGCTCGAGGCGCACTTCGGCGTGCCCTTGTCGGGCGCTGTGCTCAATGCCATCAACTCACGGCTCGATGTCAATGGCCTCGCCTTCATCCTCCAGCACAGCGACTCACGCATCCTGCTGGTGGACAGCGAGCATTCGGCCATGGCGCAAAAGGCGGTGGCCAAGCTGCCGAATCCGCCGATCCTCATCGACATCTACGACGTGGAGGGTCCGCGCAACGAAGCCGTGGGCGTGCTCGACTACGAGGCGCTGCTGGCCGAAGGCGACAGTGCCTTCGAAGGCGTCTGGCCCATCGACGAGTGGGATCCGATTGCGCTGAACTACACCTCGGGCACCACGGGAGACCCCAAGGGCGTGGTCCCCAGCCATCGCGGCACCTATCTCATGAGCCTGCTCCAGCTCACGGACTGGGCGGTTCCCAAGGCCCCCGTCTATCTCTGGACGCTGCCGATGTTCCATGCGAACGGGTGGTGCTTCACCTGGGCCATCACAGCCGCCGCCGGCACGCACGTCTGCCTTCGCAAGGTCAGCGCCGCGGCAATCTACGAAGCGATCGCCGCGCACAAGGTCGATCATTTCTGCGCTGCGCCCACGGTCATGGGCATGCTGGCCAATGCGCGCGACGATGAGCGTCGTGCCCTGCCGGTGTCGGTGCGGGTGCTTACGGCGGGCTCTCCGCCACCGGCCACGCTGCTCGAAGCCACGGCGTCGCTCGGGTTCGCGGTCGACCACGTCTACGGCATCACGGAGATCAGCGGAACGCCAGTGAGCTGCGCGTGGCAGGACGGCTGGAACGAGCTCGATGGTGCGGAACGCGCAAGGGTTCAGGCGCGCCAGGGCGTGCGCGCCGCGGCCCTCGAAGGCTTGCAGGTGGTCGACCCACAGACAATGCACCCCGTGCCCAAGGACGGGCGTACGGCGGGGGAGCTTGTCGTTCGTGGGAACACCGTGATGACCGGCTACCTGAAGAATCCCACCGCGACGCGGCA includes the following:
- a CDS encoding AMP-binding protein, producing the protein MAAGIYKEGLERTPANYVPLTPLRFIDRTADVYPERTAIIQGVYRQTWAETRARCYRLASALVQRGVRRGDTVSVMAPNTPAMLEAHFGVPLSGAVLNAINSRLDVNGLAFILQHSDSRILLVDSEHSAMAQKAVAKLPNPPILIDIYDVEGPRNEAVGVLDYEALLAEGDSAFEGVWPIDEWDPIALNYTSGTTGDPKGVVPSHRGTYLMSLLQLTDWAVPKAPVYLWTLPMFHANGWCFTWAITAAAGTHVCLRKVSAAAIYEAIAAHKVDHFCAAPTVMGMLANARDDERRALPVSVRVLTAGSPPPATLLEATASLGFAVDHVYGITEISGTPVSCAWQDGWNELDGAERARVQARQGVRAAALEGLQVVDPQTMHPVPKDGRTAGELVVRGNTVMTGYLKNPTATRQAFEGGWFHTGDVAVVHPDGYFQITDRSKDVIISGGENISSVEVEDVLHRHEAILYAAVVAHPDLKWGEVPCAFVELKPRAQPISEADVIAFCRQRLAHYKCPRRVVFTTLPKTATGKIQKFLLRQQTGSQAAIIGEKT
- a CDS encoding nitroreductase, which codes for MNRMSDAPIGNDQDLQRAVDWAITTRRSVRAFQTKDVTDAQISDILQVASYAASGMNTQPWHVHVVRGESKERLSQRITEIDADPAQTAELREPYDYYPVTWTSPFVERRRKVGWDLYGLLGIEKGDKQRMHAQHGRNYRFFDAPIGLFFTVSRAMEQGSLIDYGMFLQSVMVAARARGLDTCPQVAFTKFHRVIAEELGIPDDQMLVCGMSLGYADMSRAENTLATEREPVASFTTFHQNQRVEQR